GCTCCGGTAGTTGGAGAGCGTATAAGCATATATCTTATTAAGTCTCAACGTTTCCGAGTCATTCGATTTGTAAAATGCATGTGCCGAGGCAATCGTTTCGTACTCCGCAGTTTCTGCCAGGATTTTAAGAATAGAAAGCAGCGCAATCAGCCGATCAAGGTTCTGGGCTTCCACTGCTGCCAGCATAAGTGGCACAATTCGTTCTTTGGCAGCTCCTGTTATCAAGAGTCCGCGTTTCGCTTTTTCAAATAGCTTCGGAATCTGATACGCCTCCGGGAGAAGCAGGAAATCCCCTCCCAGGCAGTTTGGAAGAAAATGGATGATAATCACTTCAATGGCCGTATTGCTTGCGCCCTCTTCCACCCGCCACGTGTGCGGCAGGTTTTCACCCAGCAAAATCAACTCCCCGTCCGTAAAATTACTAATGCTATCACCTATAAAACGTACCCCCTTACCTTTGACGAGGAAGTGCAGTTCCAATTCGGGGTGGTAATGCCAGACCGTTCCGAAGCCAGAGTCTTTTTCGTGGCGAATACTGAATGAAGTTCGCGACGGTATCGGAACTTTGTGGAAATGAGGTTTCATTTTAAATCGTCTATTGACAGGGTTTAGGTCTCGCTGCCATACTCAATTTAAAAGAAAAATTTTCGCTTATCTATCCAATTTTAACGTACAAAAATTGGTAAAATACTATCAAATCAAGCAAATCGTCAATATGAACGCATAATATGCGCCTACCGGGTTGACATCACATGCATTTTGTCCAGGTATTGTTGCCTTGCCACCGGATCCTGGTACTTTCTCATCTGTACAAAGATTTGGTTTTTCAGACTCGCGAAAAGATAGGACTGAAAGTCATCCTTTGTTTCCAGATCACACCTCTCTTCCCATATTTTGTCAAAAACGTTTCTGATCACCAATTCCGCTTCCTGTTCGTCTTTCAAAACCACGGCACATAGTTTGAAGGCCGGAATGTGAAAATATCCGCAAAGTTGCGAGAATGCAGCTTTATCTCCTTCGGTAATCCGATGTAAAATCTGTCGGTTCGGGAATTCCATAAGTAGGGTTTCTTGGTGTGTATGTTTGTCCTTTATTTCAGCTGGGTCAGCAGGCTACCCTTCAGTATATCTCTGATTCCCAGCTCGCTTTGCAAATTTTCTACATCTTCCAGTAGCTGATCGGCGCGTTCCTTGATATTCTGCGTGAGCGCATCCACTTCTCTTCTTGTATAGGTAGAGATCGGGAAGCCTCTCTTTTGCAGACAGTATTTGGCGATTGTAGGATAGGCTGTGTGGACAATTTCCATTGAATCCACAAAGAATGCCTGCACCCTGTCAACATCTGCCTTGCGTTCCGGATTATTATAATTTTCACAAATCCACACAACAAGTTCGGGATAGATATTACCCTGTATACACGACAATCCTGCGGCTCCTGCGTTCAGCGAGGCCACCGCATTTACCATGTAAGCGTCGTACAGCCCAAATTCATTCCCACTCGTTACGTCAATTCGCTTTGTTACCTCCTGTATGTCAAGGCAGGTGTCTTTATGATAAACCACCCGTCCCGTTTGTACAAGCTCCGCCAGTAAATCACTATCAATCAAACGCTTATATGGCACCGGACACTCGTAGAATCCCAGGGGCACATTTTCAGTGAGTGCAATCAGTTTTTTGGCCTGAGAAGCGAAAACCGTATCCGGCTCATTTTCGTCAGCCAGCAATCCTGTAATTACAATAACGGCATCGACGCCGGTAGCGTATATACGTTTTACGTATGCCGCTTGCTCCTCAACGGGACCTCCAAATGTTCCCGTCGCTACCACCGGCACTCTCCCCCCAACCTGCTGCACCACCGTGGACGTAACTTCCAGCCTTTCCGTTTCACTCAGCTCAAACATCTCACTTGACAAGCAATTCGCAAAAAGACCTGCTGCACCAGCCTCGAGGTACATGTCGGTCAGCACTTTCAACCCTTCGAAATCAACTTTTCCTGATTCGAGAAATGGCGTGAGCATTACGGGAATAAATCCTTTGGGAAGTGAAGAGGAGGGTTTTGTCGTCATCATGGTATTTAGGCTTTTGAAAATATAATTGTGTTGAGTAAAAAATGCAGGTAAAACAAATGGATGGTAATGGTCTGCTAATTGTCAAACACCATCTCTTTTTCAATGGACGTTGGTTTTCTGAATTTGGTAAGCAGCAACCCTACCAGGAAGATTGTCAGCGTACCCACGACCATGATCATATTCTGATGCAGCGGGTTGCGCAGAAACGCATATTCTTCGGGCAGCTGATTTGAAAATGTCATCCAGATAATCACAGCAATACCGATCAGCGTCGCCGTCAAAGCCTCTGCGTTTTTGGTCTGTCTTGAAATAATCCCGAGCAAAAACAAGCCAAGCATTCCCCCCGCAAAAATCCCCGAAAGCATCCACCAAACGTCCAGAACACTTTTCACACCGATCATCGCAATCCCGGTGACCATTCCCAGCAGACCAAAAACAGTAGTCGCGATGTACAGCAAGCGAAGCGATTCTTTGGGAGAAAGATCAGATTTAATGTATTTCTGATAAATATCTACGGAAAAAACCGTCGCGGAAGCATTCATTCCCGAGCTTATTGTACTCATCGCCGCCGACATGATCGCCGCAATAATAAGTCCCAGCAGCCCGACAGGCACTTTGGTGACCATGAAGTGCGGCATTACCTTATCTCCATAATCTGCGGGCGTTAATGTGGCGGCAAGGCTGTTTATCGCAGCTTGTGTGCCACCCGGCAGCCGCTCGGTCGCTACCTGCATTTTGATTGCTTCCAGCAATGCAGGCTCACTTTGATAATAGGCGTACAAGCAGGAACCCAGGAAGAAGAATATCAATGAAACCGGCAAGTACAAATAAACGCACAGCCAGACAGAGCCTGCTGCCTCTTTTACTGAAGTTGTGGTATGGTAACGCTGCACATAATTCTGGTCCATTCCAAAATTGTTCAGGTTCATAAAGAAACCGTACAGCAACACAACCCAAAATGACGATTGAGTAAAATCAGGTGCAAAGCTGCCCAGACTAAACTTACCCTCGGCACTTCCAACGGCCATGATTTTGGATAAACCGCCGTCCATTCCGTCCACCACCAGATATAATATCACCAATGCTCCGATCGTCTTAATAACCCCCTGCACAACCTCCGTCCAGATAACCGCCTCCATGCCGCCCATAACAGTGTACAGTACAATGCAAATCCCAACTACGATCATGATCGTCGACATTTCGTAGCCGGTTAGCGCTTGCAGGCTTAATGCAATACCAAAAAATATAGACCCCATGCGGGCGAGTTGCGTCAAAAGAAAACAAACAACTGCATAGGTTCTAGCCCACGCTCCGAAGCGGTGTTCTAAATGCGTATAAGCGGAGACTGCACCAGTACTTCTGTAAAAAGGAATGAAAAATCTGGTGGCTACCCACGCCGCCAGCGGCATTGACAAACTAAAAACAAATGAATTCCAATTGCTTCCGAAAGCCTTGCCAGGAACGCCCAAAAAGGTATTACTGCTAAGAAACGTAGCATAAATGCTGATCCCGATCGCCCAGCCGGGAATGCTTCCCGATGCTTTGGTAAACTGATCAGCGGTAGTGTTTTTTCTGGAAAAATAAATGCCCACACCCACCATCCCTGCCAGATAGGCTATCACGATAAAAAGATCAAGGAAAGGTAAGGATTTCATTCTAAATTTGGATCAAGTAGAACTTTACCACAAAGAAACAGGATGAAGTCAATGATTTTATATGGTTTCGTACCGTATTATTGTACGATCTTACCAAAGTAGCTACTTGTAACCGAAAGTTGTGATTTGTTACTCTGCTATTTTCTTTTCCTGAAAGAAATAGCCGATGCCGATCGTGGATACAATAATCAGAACGATCAGCACGATCTTCGTCGCCAGGCCCTCATTGGGATGCTCCAGCAGATATCGGATATCCTGCGCTTCTTTACCCGCCCATACAGCCAGGACTGTTCTCGGGATCATCCCCAAAGTACCCCCGGCGAGTACCTGCTTGAATCTTGCACCGGCCATCGCAAAAAACAGATTAGTAATCGCGAACGGAAGTACAGGTGACAGTTTG
This Dyadobacter sp. UC 10 DNA region includes the following protein-coding sequences:
- a CDS encoding AraC family transcriptional regulator gives rise to the protein MKPHFHKVPIPSRTSFSIRHEKDSGFGTVWHYHPELELHFLVKGKGVRFIGDSISNFTDGELILLGENLPHTWRVEEGASNTAIEVIIIHFLPNCLGGDFLLLPEAYQIPKLFEKAKRGLLITGAAKERIVPLMLAAVEAQNLDRLIALLSILKILAETAEYETIASAHAFYKSNDSETLRLNKIYAYTLSNYRSDISLQDVAAIANLGITSFCRYFKLMTKKTYNDFLVEIRISQACRLLIEDKLATEVICFECGFNNVSNFYRHFKKVTDMTPLEYKRKYLYKTAPELI
- a CDS encoding RNA polymerase sigma factor, giving the protein MEFPNRQILHRITEGDKAAFSQLCGYFHIPAFKLCAVVLKDEQEAELVIRNVFDKIWEERCDLETKDDFQSYLFASLKNQIFVQMRKYQDPVARQQYLDKMHVMSTR
- a CDS encoding dihydrodipicolinate synthase family protein, encoding MTTKPSSSLPKGFIPVMLTPFLESGKVDFEGLKVLTDMYLEAGAAGLFANCLSSEMFELSETERLEVTSTVVQQVGGRVPVVATGTFGGPVEEQAAYVKRIYATGVDAVIVITGLLADENEPDTVFASQAKKLIALTENVPLGFYECPVPYKRLIDSDLLAELVQTGRVVYHKDTCLDIQEVTKRIDVTSGNEFGLYDAYMVNAVASLNAGAAGLSCIQGNIYPELVVWICENYNNPERKADVDRVQAFFVDSMEIVHTAYPTIAKYCLQKRGFPISTYTRREVDALTQNIKERADQLLEDVENLQSELGIRDILKGSLLTQLK
- a CDS encoding sodium:solute symporter, with translation MKSLPFLDLFIVIAYLAGMVGVGIYFSRKNTTADQFTKASGSIPGWAIGISIYATFLSSNTFLGVPGKAFGSNWNSFVFSLSMPLAAWVATRFFIPFYRSTGAVSAYTHLEHRFGAWARTYAVVCFLLTQLARMGSIFFGIALSLQALTGYEMSTIMIVVGICIVLYTVMGGMEAVIWTEVVQGVIKTIGALVILYLVVDGMDGGLSKIMAVGSAEGKFSLGSFAPDFTQSSFWVVLLYGFFMNLNNFGMDQNYVQRYHTTTSVKEAAGSVWLCVYLYLPVSLIFFFLGSCLYAYYQSEPALLEAIKMQVATERLPGGTQAAINSLAATLTPADYGDKVMPHFMVTKVPVGLLGLIIAAIMSAAMSTISSGMNASATVFSVDIYQKYIKSDLSPKESLRLLYIATTVFGLLGMVTGIAMIGVKSVLDVWWMLSGIFAGGMLGLFLLGIISRQTKNAEALTATLIGIAVIIWMTFSNQLPEEYAFLRNPLHQNMIMVVGTLTIFLVGLLLTKFRKPTSIEKEMVFDN